GAAACCTCTCCAAATCACTGTAACAACCCACTTTTCAAAATGCTGCCTGCTGTCAATGATACAGCAAACCCAGATCCAAAAGTGTTTTTGAGGaccaaaaaagtaaaaaataatcaGTTTTACTCTGTTTTATTCCTGGCGTTTGAGTGTAAAATTCCCCATGCTATAGTCCATATTCTAGCCTCAAAGTTGCTTCCTTTAAATCACCATTAGTCTAAATACTGTTAGTATAAGCCTGCTTATTGAGTGTCAGTATAAGCACAGACCTACACAACCTAGCAGTATGGGCCTTCAACCCTGCCTTTTCCCCACTAACAAAGCGTATAAAGGTGCATGTCAAAGGTTGCATGGCCACACCTTACGGCGATACCGACGTCACGTAGAATTCAAAATCTCTACTTACTTCCGCGTTCTTCGCATAGCAACAGGAGGAAAGCGAAGATGGCGGATCGCGGGGATCCGGTAAAATAACGTGTCCGAAGTAACTTAGTAAGAAGCGACGCTCTTTTGCAAACTGAAGTTGTTGGAATATCCTTATCGGAGGACCTAGTCCTTCTGGGACAACGGCTTGTGCCATGGCGTCAACCAACGTCCGAATCGGTCAACAGGCCTTGGCCGTACTGGATGTGGCACTCCGTGTTCCGTGCATCTTTATTATCGACGCCATTTTTAATTCTTACCATGATCCTGGGACTGGATGGGCCGGGACAGCTGGGAGGGTTTTAATAAGAGTTTTTGGTAAGACACTAGGACaacacttttataaaaaaatgaacggctaGTGGCATCAAACTAACTATCGGGAGCTAGCTGTCAATGCTATTCTTTCTGCGCTTGGTGCTTTttgacgttagctagctagatagcatTAGCCACTAGTCAGTAGCGACACCTGTCAAAATGAGCTTCGGCCTTCACTCCTTCCAAAGCCGATTTGCTAGCGATAACAACCTTGGCCCTTGTTTTCCGACCTAATTGAAAGCAGTTTTCCTCTCTGTTGGCCAGGATATTATGTTGTTGAAAAGCATCACAGGTAACCAGTGAACTTAACACTGGTAGGAATGTGTCGATAAGTGCCTAGCTAATCAGTTTGTATAACCAGAAGTATTAGCCAGACATGTCACAATCTAAGTTAAAGGTAGTTAAATGTTCTGTACGACAGATGTCCTATCAACCTGCTTATCTACATTTTAGTATTGCTTTTCAGACAATCCTTTTCTTATGAATTATTTTACATATGCACTTTAGTGGGGAAATTATAtttgaatgtaaataaatgcatgtaAAAAGTTCTAATGCTGTACATAATGTTCCTTGAATACTTTCAGGTGATTGCATCTAGCAGTGTGTATCTAgagtatgtatttgtataaaagtatataaaaatatatctcTGTGTaactataaaataaatgtattattccatcatatatatatatatatatatatatatatatatatatataatatgtgtgtatatacatatatatatatatatatgtgagtgagtgaggtatatatgtatgtatctatttGTCTGGGTAAAGTAAGTATGCTGCCCCTCATTGTAATTAATAGATTTAAATCTGCTCTTTTTTAACCAGGTATTTTGGTATCAAGTGTGGTGCTGGTCCTCTCTCAGAAAGCCCTGTTCAAGTTTTATACACTGTTCTTCGCCGTGATGCTGGGGGCCGTGGCTGTCATGATCAACTACTATGCCACGTCACACATAGACTTCTACAGTGCCTACTACAAAGCGGCATTGGGCTTCCGGCTGCTACCACGCAACGGCCCCACGCTCTGGCTGGGCATGGCAGTTGTGCAGCTGCTCTTCGGTCTTGGTTATGTGGTGCTGCTCAACGTCCAGTCCATGTTTGCTGCATTGGTGTTTGTGGACATCATGATCCCGCTGTGGGGCCTGATCATCGAGCTGCCGGTGGACGTGAGGCAGCTGGTGGCAGTGGCCTCCGGCTTCATCCTGGCGCTCAACACGGCAGCCTGCTTGCTGCTCAAGCTCAAGTGGTTCTACTACTCCTGCCGCTACGTCTACCTGCTGCTGCGCCACATGTATCGCATCTACGGCgtgcagctgctgctggaggacaCTTGGAAGCGGATCCGCTTCCCGGATGTGCTGCGGGTCTTCTGGCTGACCCGCATGACTGCCCAGGCGGTCATCCTGGTGTACGTGGTGAAGGTGGTGCGCCACGAGAGCGGACAGCAGGTCACGCTGACGTGGGATGTGTGCTGGGACCTGTTCAGCAACCTGATCATCAGCGGCTGCGACTCCACGCTCACCGTACTGGGCATGAGTGCCGTCATCTCCTCGATGGCGCACTACCTGGGCCTGAGCATCCTGGCCTTCATCGgctccacagaggaggaggacaagcgTCTGGGCTTCGTGGCGCCGGTGCTCTTCTTCATCCTGGCACTGCAGACGGGCCTGAGCGGGCTGGACCCCGATGAGCGTCTGGTGCGGCTTAGCCGCAACATGTGCTTGCTGCTGACGGCCATATTGCACTTCATCCACGGCATGACGGACCCCGTGCTCATGTCGCTCAGCGCCTCGCACGTTCTCTCCGTGCGCCGCCACCTACCAGTCCTGCTAGTGTCGATGGCGCTCTTCGTGCTGCCCGTCGCTCTCAGCTATGCCCTTTGGCACCACTACGTCCTGAACACGTGGCTGTTTGCCGTGACCGCCTTCTGTGTAGAGCTGTGCCTCAAGGTTGTGGTGTCGCTGACGGTCTACACACTCTTCATGGTGGACGGCTATCACAATGTATTGTGGGAGCGGCTGGACGACTATGTCTACTACGTGCGCTCCACAGGCAATGTCATTGAGTTCATCTTTGGTGTCATCATGTTTGGCAATGGTGCCTACACCATGATGTTCGAGTCGGGGAGCAAGATCCGAGCCTGcatgatgtgcctgcacgcctACTTCAACATCTACCTGCAAGCCAAGAATGGCTGGAAGACCTTCATCAACCGCCGCACAGCGGTCAAAAAGATCAACTCCCTGCCAGAGGTCAAGGGTACTGAGCTGCATGACATAGAGGACGTGTGTGCCATCTGCTACCAGGAATTTGCCACCTC
The sequence above is drawn from the Clupea harengus chromosome 19, Ch_v2.0.2, whole genome shotgun sequence genome and encodes:
- the rnf139 gene encoding E3 ubiquitin-protein ligase RNF139 yields the protein MASTNVRIGQQALAVLDVALRVPCIFIIDAIFNSYHDPGTGWAGTAGRVLIRVFGILVSSVVLVLSQKALFKFYTLFFAVMLGAVAVMINYYATSHIDFYSAYYKAALGFRLLPRNGPTLWLGMAVVQLLFGLGYVVLLNVQSMFAALVFVDIMIPLWGLIIELPVDVRQLVAVASGFILALNTAACLLLKLKWFYYSCRYVYLLLRHMYRIYGVQLLLEDTWKRIRFPDVLRVFWLTRMTAQAVILVYVVKVVRHESGQQVTLTWDVCWDLFSNLIISGCDSTLTVLGMSAVISSMAHYLGLSILAFIGSTEEEDKRLGFVAPVLFFILALQTGLSGLDPDERLVRLSRNMCLLLTAILHFIHGMTDPVLMSLSASHVLSVRRHLPVLLVSMALFVLPVALSYALWHHYVLNTWLFAVTAFCVELCLKVVVSLTVYTLFMVDGYHNVLWERLDDYVYYVRSTGNVIEFIFGVIMFGNGAYTMMFESGSKIRACMMCLHAYFNIYLQAKNGWKTFINRRTAVKKINSLPEVKGTELHDIEDVCAICYQEFATSARITPCHHYFHALCLRKWLYIQDTCPMCHQKVYIEDEARDRAAFSNNNGYAAPGGDLDEFADPGRAEGADAAAGGAEPDNELLEDNDSIEYDEDEWGTLNGGTPIEEDYINDDTDSNGD